In one Candidatus Eisenbacteria bacterium genomic region, the following are encoded:
- a CDS encoding methylated-DNA--[protein]-cysteine S-methyltransferase, translated as MKSKGAREAKSKRASEKKAKAKREEVAQATIRAPLGKVWVLATESGLREIRLSSREAPTRAEMRSKGWKLIRRPRWTDPVRRLIEGYLTGTERRLEIPLDLGAGTPFQRRVWEAARKIPYGTAASYVDLARLAGYPRASRAVGNALGANPVPIVVPCHRVIHADRSIGGFSSGLTWKRFLLELERGQLELPMKPRRRFLFKR; from the coding sequence ATGAAATCGAAGGGTGCTCGGGAAGCGAAATCGAAGCGTGCCAGCGAGAAGAAAGCGAAGGCGAAGCGCGAGGAGGTGGCCCAGGCGACGATCCGGGCGCCGCTGGGCAAGGTCTGGGTGCTCGCGACGGAGTCGGGTCTACGCGAGATCCGTCTCTCGAGCCGGGAAGCCCCGACGCGCGCCGAGATGCGCTCCAAGGGGTGGAAGCTGATCCGTCGTCCGCGATGGACCGATCCGGTGCGCCGTCTGATCGAGGGCTACTTGACCGGGACCGAGCGGCGTCTCGAAATCCCGCTCGATCTCGGGGCGGGCACGCCCTTTCAGCGCCGCGTTTGGGAAGCGGCCCGAAAGATCCCGTATGGAACCGCGGCTTCCTACGTGGACCTGGCGCGCCTGGCCGGCTACCCGCGCGCGTCCCGCGCGGTGGGGAACGCCCTGGGGGCCAACCCGGTCCCGATCGTCGTCCCCTGCCACCGCGTCATTCACGCCGATCGATCGATCGGCGGGTTTTCATCAGGACTCACCTGGAAGCGGTTCCTCCTCGAGCTGGAGCGCGGTCAGCTGGAGCTTCCCATGAAGCCCCGCCGGCGGTTTCTCTTCAAGCGATGA